A region from the Metarhizium brunneum chromosome 7, complete sequence genome encodes:
- the cek1 gene encoding Serine/threonine-protein kinase cek1 gives METPSAPLAVPAVSSLRVQQAMPMERTLSQDIRNEREELREAAEQTLNAIVDLNLDGTIKWVSPSWTEVVGTPFDAISGKPMSDLIASENKNVFTDMVVSMKKDDSKSYRIRFAIQLGPLSKLRYVEEFEGDEALTGEPQLQTADLEAQGIMVYDSASGGESHTMWMLRPWTAPQEIQIDLPDVIVDSLGSGAELLASYLTRLAESGGDDLQTREPLAPVLCRICERQIPPWWFEKHTDLCLQEHRAEMDVQMAQENLTEHRHAIVRVLDALEARKSRPMTGEQQTGPMAEYKGMPIGPAPSAQSSPGTSLARSRERTGGFGHARARSFAVRRPQARIVELLMDLCDTAIEISTPAMKEMSQQGNGDLRTQSPQSESRISQVSHWQSPSTNTLEQEQGLALLCSDTEKVAKLKVDAVFRHCRIIEYAERIRIEMAVLVQDCIDEAMRKAARIAAGRLSDSTEDETEEDILAEGEGQVEVNEEPRGRSADEVPKQSISSPSALAAALRQMDLSSGRPNRSRPASFIASTRSSSPKECPTPRSTVDSGSIPAGHARHTRRGSSLLYEAELAEGDGSLRSSSVASRNATRTESPISEFGDLRRAASTRQHHRRSLVIPGTSSPRRQESPSRSTQPSSPLRIKPRVIPYQEGLASPEASPMFPTSEFSSPVSHPARHHRRQSSAAISDFVMRAPPSPRLGATQAPPQARAAQPSIKDFEIIKPISKGAFGSVYLSKKKSTGEYFAIKVLKKADMVAKNQVGNVKAERAIMMWQGQSDFVAKLYWTFSSKDYLYLVMEYLNGGDCASLIKVLGGLPEEWVKKYLGEVILGVEHLHERDIIHRDLKPDNLLIDPKGHLKLTDFGLSRMGLVGRQKRALNSETMDTTPDLLKQGPFARSTSMASSRSTSLDLHGHPHSPTGTPMMTPDVGSIGQPSYFSLASSMPPENRRVSSSLRSDSGGSESLAHLLTSFSLADSDPGSQPLSAKAPIMDDDVAIQGSPDMIASQPNIRASVDGHSRNSLPPSNMMPPPMALFDPEDTNRRFVGTPDYLAPETINGDKQDETSDWWSVGCIMFEFLYGIPPFHASEAEQVFDNILARKVQWPDEADCEPISGEAKDLINKLLCMDPKERLGANRDEKFSSGGEEIRSHPWFEGINWDSLLEDEAQFVPQPENPEDTEYFDTRGAVLQSFAEEIEDQMSPQSSTGGQEYPDRPHDALSRVRSQVNSLNRKLMPLHIPPHVRDLKSRRLSEPVAADDFGSFTFKNLPVLEKANKDVIQKLRADAMASQNKQSSISPGGAANMASSAPSLDGSPVLATHLHRSISNAKTGNRPQSPSGYSHSNSSPSRVSQPSSPLLVSFVAGQGAEGRRKASSNSSSLSHQSGPPSLQPHSSLDVPKVPPSLQKAATTIAASPIKGRGSAPPPLALSPQKLMSTPRQNSGSTTRSRSLTVGSQEASPISSDALQYHRNRRSQVFDMSPSSSDNEGDKHNALLRVQRRRQSSRRLSQIAFDSGPNFRPLDVLICEDHPVSRMVMEKLLEKLRCRTISVANGSEAVRYSMSEIQFDVIFLEYKLPQISGADVARMIRETKNANSHTPIVAITAYLKELQAPHYFDSLIEKPISSSKLIEVLRSLCQWRPASPNRAISGPPPNPMPVGPKTKPRADDSPTSSLSAFPGRHSSAMISSREDSITSSTFGDSESVTTDDIPVVISRKTTSEWEEGGLGITESDFLSAAEGSPKGMPTLLTQQSAPGQMEHLRRGDRTRPRRESGDRKGVEATDSADDEDEETGISKGKHRRRSSKPLQGKSTLPSSKLAIEMMRADSHDSVTVGSESTPEAVTQVATTPSQEIGTPILAATEGTETVTPPNNQANTTPAGKQSSKETTDMSVPECADVTPRPQTCARPATESDSVDTSTEATPRPGGP, from the exons ATGGAAACCCCTTCTGCCCCGCTGGCCGTGCCAGCCGTGTCTTCCTTGCGTGTGCAACAGGCAATGCCCATGGAAAGGACATTGAGCCAGGATATCCGCAATGAGCGCGAGGAGCTTCGTGAGGCAGCAGAGCAGACCCTCAATGCCATCGTCGATCTCAATTTGGACGGAACCATCAAATGGGTTAGTCCATCTTGGACCGAGGTCGTCGGCACCCCATTCGATGCCATTAGTGGCAAGCCAATGTCAGACCTCATCGCCAGCGAGAACAAGAACGTATTTACCGACATGGTCGTTTCGATGAAGAAGGACGACTCGAAGAGCTACAGGATTCGATTCGCCATTCAACTTGGCCCTTTGTCCAAGTTACGATACGTGGAGGAATTCGAAGGAGATGAGGCACTAACTGGCGAGCCACAGCTACAAACGGCTGATCTAGAAGCCCAAGGCATTATGGTATACGATAGTGCGTCCGGGGGGGAAAGTCAT ACTATGTGGATGCTACGCCCATGGACAGCTCCACAAGAAATTCAAATCGACTTGCCAGATGTCATTGTTGACTCCCTCGGATCTGGTGCTGAATTGCTGGCCAGTTATCTGACACGTCTCGCTGAATCTGGCGGTGACGACCTGCAAACCCGCGAACCACTGGCCCCTGTACTATGTCGAATCTGCGAGCGGCAAATTCCTCCTTGGTGGTTCGAAAAACACACCGACTTGTGTCTGCAAGAACATCGTGCAGAGATGGACGTCCAAATGGCGCAGGAGAACCTGACGGAACATCGGCACGCCATTGTTAGGGTTCTTGATGCATTGGAGGCACGAAAAAGCCGTCCAATGACCGGAGAGCAGCAAACAGGACCAATGGCAGAGTACAAGGGCATGCCCATTGGTCCAGCCCCGTCTGCTCAATCTTCACCCGGTACCTCGCTGGCTCGTTCTCGTGAGCGTACCGGTGGTTTCGGGCATGCCAGGGCTAGATCGTTTGCGGTACGCCGGCCCCAAGCTCGTATCGTCGAGTTACTCATGGACTTGTGTGACACTGCCATCGAAATAAGCACTCCAGCCATGAAGGAGATGTCTCAACAGGGCAATGGAGACTTGCGCACTCAATCTCCGCAGTCAGAGTCCAGAATATCGCAAGTCTCGCACTGGCAGTCGCCGAGCACGAATACACTCGAGCAGGAACAAGGCTTGGCGCTATTATGCTCAGACACAGAGAAGGTGGCGAAGTTGAAGGTTGATGCCGTCTTTCGTCATTGTAGAATTATCGAATATGCTGAGCGCATACGTATCGAGATGGCAGTCCTTGTGCAAGACTGTATCGACGAAGCCATGAGAAAGGCCGCACGGATTGCGGCTGGTCGTTTGAGCGACTCGACCGAAGACGAGACCGAGGAGGACATTCTTGCGGAAGGCGAAGGCCAAGTTGAGGTTAATGAAGAACCCCGAGGACGATCAGCCGATGAGGTACCGAAGCAGTCTATATCCAGCCCTTctgccttggcagcagccttgcGTCAAATGGACCTCTCCTCCGGACGTCCGAATCGCTCTCGTCCCGCCTCCTTCATTGCATCGACAAGGTCTAGCAGTCCCAAGGAATGTCCCACGCCACGGTCTACCGTTGATAGTGGCTCAATTCCGGCGGGGCATGCCCGCCATACCAGAAGAGGCTCGTCTCTATTATATGAAGCCGAGCTTGCTGAAGGAGACGGAAGCCTCCGGTCGTCATCTGTGGCCTCCCGCAATGCCACCCGAACAGAGTCCCCGATATCCGAGTTCGGCGATCTCAGGCGTGCTGCAAGCACCCGTCAACATCACCGAAGAAGCCTTGTCATACCCGGGACATCGTCACCTCGACGGCAGGAATCGCCATCTCGTTCTACTCAACCGTCCTCGCCGCTGCGTATCAAGCCGCGTGTCATACCCTACCAAGAAGGGCTAGCATCACCTGAAGCGTCGCCTATGTTCCCTACGAGTGAATTTAGCTCGCCGGTTTCCCATCCAGCGCGCCATCACCGACGACAGTCATCAGCAGCTATATCAGATTTCGTCATGCGAGCACCACCATCGCCTCGCCTAGGTGCAACGCAAGCACCACCACAAGCTCGCGCCGCACAGCCGTCTATTAAAGACTTTGAGATCATTAAGCCGATCAGCAAAGGTGCGTTCGGTAGCGTATATCTCTCGAAAAAGAAATCAACCGGCGAATATTTCGCCATTAAAGTTCTGAAAAAGGCGGACATGGTGGCGAAAAATCAAGTGGGCAATGTCAAGGCAGAGCGGGCAATTATGATGTGGCAGGGACAAAGTGACTTTGTTGCCAAGCTCTACTGGACCTTCTCAAGCAAGGATTATCTCTACCTGGTCATGGAATACCTCAATGGGGGCGATTGCGCATCTCTGATCAAAGTACTCGGTGGCCTACCGGAGGAATGGGTCAAGAAGTATCTTGGTGAAGTTATTCTGGGTGTTGAGCACCTTCATGAGAGAGACATCATTCATCGTGATCTGAAGCCGGACAACTTGCTCATTGATCCAAAAGGCCATTTGAAGCTGACGGATTTTGGCTTGTCACGAATGGGATTGGTTGGCAGACAAAAGCGCGCTTTGAATAGCGAGACGATGGATACAACGCCAGATTTGCTTAAGCAGGGACCTTTTGCTAGATCTACAtccatggcttcttctcgaTCAACCTCCCTTGACTTGCATGGACACCCCCATTCTCCCACTGGAACACCTATGATGACCCCAGACGTGGGCAGTATTGGACAGCCATCATATTTCAGTCTCGCATCATCTATGCCACCAGAGAATCGTAGGGTATCCAGCAGCCTCAGAAGCGACAGCGGTGGCAGTGAGTCTCTGGCTCACCTGCTAACGTCATTTTCTCTGGCTGATTCCGACCCGGGATCCCAACCTCTCAGTGCGAAGGCGCCCatcatggacgacgacgttgccATTCAAGGGTCGCCAGATATGATTGCAAGCCAGCCAAACATTAGAGCTAGCGTGGACGGCCACTCCCGTAACTCCCTTCCACCGTCGAACATGATGCCGCCACCAATGGCACTGTTTGATCCTGAGGACACGAATCGGCGTTTCGTTGGGACTCCAGACTACTTAGCACCAGAGACTATCAACGGAGACAAGCAAGACGAAACTAGTGATTGGTGGTCAGTCGGGTGTATCATGTTCGAGTTCTTATATGGCATACCGCCCTTCCATGCTAGCGAAGCCGAGCAAGTATTCGATAATATTCTAGCACGAAAAGTTCAATGGCCAGACGAGGCTGATTGTGAACCTATCTCAGGGGAAGCTAAAGATCTTATCAACAAGTTACTATGTATGGATCCCAAGGAACGACTAGGAGCTAACCGCGATGAAAAATTCTCCTCCGGTGGAGAAGAAATCCGAAGCCATCCTTGGTTTGAAGGTATCAACTGGGATAGCCTGCTAGAAGACGAGGCACAATTTGTCCCTCAACCCGAGAATCCTGAGGACACGGAATACTTTGATACCAGAGGCGCTGTCTTGCAATCATTCGCAGAGGAGATTGAAGACCAAATGTCTCCGCAATCTTCCACGGGTGGACAGGAGTATCCTGATCGACCGCACGACGCCCTTTCGCGAGTTCGATCCCAAGTCAATTCACTCAATCGCAAGCTGATGCCGCTACATATTCCACCCCACGTTCGCGATCTAAAGTCAAGGAGGTTGAGCGAACCCGTAGCGGCTGACGACTTTGGCTCATTCACTTTCAAGAATTTGCCCGTCCTCGAAAAGGCGAACAAGGACGTCATTCAAAAGCTGAGGGCTGACGCAATGGCTTCACAAAACAAGCAATCTTCCATTAGCCCCGGAGGAGCTGCAAATATGGCCTCGTCAGCCCCATCTCTAGATGGCAGCCCGGTCTTGGCCACACATCTACACCGATCCATTTCGAATGCAAAGACAGGGAATCGGCCACAGTCTCCGTCGGGGTACAGTCATTCCAATTCATCGCCCAGTCGAGTTTctcagccatcatcacctctGCTTGTCTCATTtgtggctggccaaggagcagagGGTCGACGAAAGGCATCCAGCAACTCTTCAAGCCTCTCGCATCAGTCAGGGCCACCGTCACTGCAGCCTCACTCTTCTCTTGATGTGCCTAAGGTGCCGCCAAGCTTGCAAAAGGCTGCAACTACAATCGCCGCATCCCCTATCAAGGGCCGTGGATCGGCTCCGCCACCATTAGCCTTATCCCCACAGAAGCTCATGTCCACGCCGCGACAAAACAGTGGCTCGACGACACGATCTAGGTCGTTAACTGTAGGGTCGCAAGAAGCTAGTCCTATTTCATCCGATGCCCTTCAGTATCACCGCAACCGGAGGAGCCAAGTGTTTGACATGTCTCCCTCTTCATCGGATAACGAGGGCGACAAGCACAACGCTTTGCTACGAGTACAACGGCGCAGGCAAAGTTCACGGCGGCTTTCGCAAATTGCATTTGACAGCGGCCCTAACTTCAGGCCGCTGGATGTTTTAATCTGTGAAGATCATCCTGTATCAAGAATGGTGATGGAAAAGCTATTGGAGAAACTCCGCTGTCGAACGATTTCAGTGGCAAATGGTTCCGAGGCCGTCCGTTACTCCATGAGCGAAATCCAGTTCGATGTTATTTTCTTGGAGTACAAGTTGCCCCAGATCAGCGGAGCGGACGTGGCACGAATGATTCGGGAGACCAAAAATGCGAATTCTCATACTCCTATTGTGGCGATCACTGCATATCTTAAGGAGCTACAGGCGCCACACTATTTTGATTCCTTGATTGAGAAGCCTATCAGCTCTTCCAAACTTATTGAGGTTCTACGAAGCCTGTGCCAATGGCGTCCAGCGTCACCGAACCGGGCTATCTCAGGGCCCCCGCCCAACCCTATGCCCGTCGGTCCCAAGACGAAACCGAGAGCCGATGACAGCCCAACGTCGAGCCTGTCTGCTTTCCCAGGAAGGCATTCATCCGCAATGATATCCAGCCGAGAAGACTCCATCACCTCTAGCACGTTTGGGGACTCAGAGTCTGTCACGACAGACGATATCCCAGTCGTCATCAGCCGCAAAACAACAAGTGAATGGGAGGAAGGAGGCCTTGGAATTACGGAATCTGACTTCCTTTCGGCTGCAGAGGGATCCCCCAAAGGGATGCCGACCCTCTTGACCCAGCAATCAGCGCCAGGACAAATGGAACATCTTCGCCGAGGAGATAGgaccaggccgaggagggaaAGCGGCGACAGAAAAGGAGTTGAGGCAACCGACtcggcagacgacgaggacgaagaaacCGGCATCTCCAAGGGAAAACACCGACGGCGAAGCAGCAAACCACTACAGGGCAAATCAACGCTGCCCAGTTCCAAATTGGCCATCGAGATGATGCGTGCAGACAGTCACGATAGCGTCACGGTCGGGTCTGAAAGCACCCCTGAGGCGGTAACGCAAGTAgcaacaacaccatctcAGGAAATAGGCACTCCTATCCTGGCTGCAACCGAGGGGACAGAGACGGTCACTCCACCAAATAATCAGGCCAATACTACCCCAGCAGGCAAGCAAAGCAGTAAGGAGACGACCGATATGTCAGTCCCAGAATGTGCTGATGTCACGCCACGACCACAGACATGTGCGCGTCCTGCCACTGAGTCGGACTCGGTGGACACTTCCACGGAGGCTACACCACGACCTGGCGGGCCATGA
- the vlmA_6 gene encoding Fatty acid hydroxylase vlmA, whose protein sequence is MTIKPNAKDSMKSTWRLADRSTWAREHWMIELFNAHPVDLDKPIPVHPKTDKMPHVSQWSQHLWILTYALLPLGIQEVWTSLTGRQSPGYLGLFALYLSASTAIAIREVHILRRLGHKYGFLDGDVSQRDGVPDVGVAKIVASLLKTTGSRIAMALYMTRNHRQSPAASLGDWQWWAWLAVENGLYSVTLDFWFYWYHRAMHDIPFLWKYHRTHHLTKHPNPLMTAYADHEQEFLDMVGMPFLAYMTLWAIGFPLGFHEWWICHQYVVYSEIWGHSGVRANFAPPSTVVWLLEAFRMDLVGEDHDLHHRKGWRKSFNYGKQTRVWDRIFGTCADRIESAAGNLDYSDQVIMPIF, encoded by the coding sequence ATGACTATAAAGCCAAATGCGAAGGACTCGATGAAGTCCACCTGGCGACTGGCCGATAGGAGCACATGGGCCAGGGAGCACTGGATGATCGAGCTGTTTAACGCGCATCCTGTCGACCTGGACAAGCCCATACCAGTGCATCCCAAGACGGACAAGATGCCACATGTCTCTCAGTGGTCGCAGCATCTATGGATCCTCACTTACGCGCTGCTTCCACTCGGGATCCAAGAGGTCTGGACATCGTTGACTGGGCGGCAGAGCCCAGGCTATCTTGGCCTCTTCGCTCTCTACCTCTCTGCCTCgaccgccatcgccattcGCGAAGTCCATATCCTTCGCCGCCTGGGGCACAAATATGGGTTCCTGGACGGGGACGTAAGTCAGCGTGACGGGGTTCCAGACGTGGGCGTGGCAAAGATTGTCGCCTCTCTCCTCAAAACAACCGGCTCCCGAATCGCCATGGCTCTTTATATGACCCGCAACCATCGCCAATCCCCCGCGGCCTCATTGGGTGACTGGCAATGGTGGGCTTGGCTTGCAGTTGAGAATGGCCTCTATAGTGTCACCCTTGACTTTTGGTTTTACTGGTACCATCGCGCCATGCATGACATCCCATTCCTATGGAAGTACCATCGCACACATCACCTAACTAAACACCCTAACCCGCTCATGACAGCCTATGCTGATCACGAGCAGGAATTCCTTGACATGGTTGGTATGCCCTTCCTGGCCTACATGACGCTCTGGGCTATAGGCTTCCCGCTTGGATTCCATGAATGGTGGATATGCCACCAGTACGTGGTGTATTCGGAGATTTGGGGGCATAGTGGTGTCCGGGCTAATTTcgcgccgccctcgaccGTCGTTTGGCTCCTTGAAGCGTTCCGTATGGACCTTGTGGGCGAGGATCATGACTTGCACCATCGCAAGGGCTGGAGGAAGAGTTTTAATTATGGCAAGCAAACACGGGTGTGGGATCGCATCTTTGGCACTTGCGCTGACCGCATTGAGTCGGCGGCTGGTAATCTTGACTACTCGGACCAAGTGATAATGCCAATATTTTAA
- the 4HPE1 gene encoding 4-hydroxyproline 2-epimerase 1 — MHSRLLSRPIRVVGCHAEGEVGDVIVSGVPDVPGRSMFEKMQNFQESTDYLRHLLLNEPRGRASLNLNVLVPPCDPKADMGLIIMCNDSYAFMSGSNIICAITVLLETGIVSMIEPETVLTLDTAAGLVTATAQCQAGKCKSVAFDNVPSFVAKLGFPVDVPGIGIVSVDVAWGGMWYGFVEAGALGLAVSNEHCRKLVALGDRVTKAIQSQFTPVHPEKPEMAGVCTVCITEPVARESGCLRAKNTVIVPPSRLDRSPCGTATSARMAILYARGQLQVGEPSKHHSIIGTEFTGHIRYATKVGKFDAIVPNISGRGWITSYKEIVLDATDPYPEGFRVGDQWPVASEE; from the coding sequence ATGCACTCACGTCTGCTAAGCCGACCCATCCGCGTTGTCGGATGCCATGCCGAAGGTGAAGTAGGAGACGTTATAGTCAGCGGTGTACCAGATGTACCAGGCAGGTCCATGTTTGAAAAGATGCAGAACTTCCAAGAGTCCACCGACTATCTGCGGCATCTTCTCTTAAATGAGCCACGGGGCCGCGCTTCATTGAACCTTAATGTCCTTGTACCGCCGTGTGATCCTAAGGCCGACATGGGGCTGATCATCATGTGCAACGACTCGTACGCTTTCATGTCCGGCTCCAACATCATATGCGCGATAACAGTCCTACTTGAAACCGGCATAGTTTCAATGATAGAGCCCGAGACAGTTCTTACTTTGGATACCGCAGCTGGTCTGGTTACTGCCACAGCGCAATGCCAAGCAGGAAAGTGCAAGTCGGTGGCTTTTGATAACGTCCCTTCATTTGTTGCTAAGCTGGGTTTTCCGGTTGATGTGCCTGGAATAGGCATCGTTTCCGTCGATGTTGCCTGGGGCGGCATGTGGTACGGATTTGTGGAAGCTGGCGCCCTGGGCCTTGCGGTGTCGAACGAGCATTGCCGCAAGCTGGTTGCGTTGGGTGACAGGGTGACCAAGGCCATCCAAAGCCAGTTTACCCCAGTGCACCCGGAGAAACCAGAAATGGCAGGTGTTTGTACCGTGTGTATAACGGAACCAGTCGCAAGAGAGTCGGGTTGTTTGAGGGCGAAAAACACAGTCATCGTCCCACCAAGTAGGCTGGACAGGAGCCCTTGCGGAACAGCGACGTCTGCCAGGATGGCCATCTTGTACGCTCGCGGCCAGTTGCAAGTAGGGGAACCCTCTAAACATCACAGTATCATAGGCACTGAGTTCACGGGGCACATTCGGTATGCAACCAAGGTCGGGAAGTTCGATGCCATTGTTCCGAATATATCGGGGAGGGGCTGGATCACAAGCTACAAA
- the LPAT2 gene encoding 1-acyl-sn-glycerol-3-phosphate acyltransferase 2 produces MSQHPPSWTFLRGLIITLPWLLYLLLVDVWISMLLPLAIFLPRWVYDASSCLAFTVWAWIQLIFESLNGARIEISGDSLPNAESAIVVANHVAWSDFYLIQAMARRSGMLGYCRYFAKSQLKAVPFLGWGLWAMGMPMVSRNWVKDQAELDRVFSGIVNHRFPTWLISFSEATRFTHKKFAESQVWCKKTDRPQPKNLLYPRTKGFIATVQHLRKAPHVKAVYDFAIAYQCDGVFLDAPCMWDTLSVPSLSTRHQYKFHVHARRFSLETLPESDEDLAQWLEQRWVEKGEWLELLKQTWATTGSS; encoded by the exons ATGTCCCAGCACCCACCGTCCTGGACCTTCTTGAGGGGCCTCATCATcacattgccatggctgctgtaCCTGTTGCTGGTGGACGTGTGGATTTCTATGCTTCTGCCTCTTGCCATCTTCCTTCCTAGATGGGTCTACGATGCCTCGTCCTGTCTAGCCTTCACCGTCTGGGCGTGGATTCAGCTCATCTTTGAGTCTCTCAACGGAGCCCGCATTGAGATATCGGGCGACTCCCTGCCCAATGCCGAGTCGGCTATTGTCGTGGCCAACCATGTCGCCTGGTCCGACTTCTACTTGATTCAGGCCATGGCCCGGCGTTCCGGAATGCTGGGATACTGCAGGTATTTTGCCAAGagccagctcaaggctgtcCCTTTCCTGGGTTGGGGTCTCTGGGCAATGGGCATGCCCATGGTCAGTCGGAATTGGGTCAAGGACCAAGCCGAGCTTGATCGTGTCTTCTCTGGCATTGTCAACCACAGATTTCCTACAT GGCTAATCAGCTTCAGCGAGGCGACGCGTTTCACTCACAAAAAGTTCGCCGAGTCTCAAGTGTGGTGTAAGAAGACTGATAGGCCCCAACCCAAGAATCTCTTATATCCTCGCACCAAAGGCTTTATCGCCACTGTTCAACACCTGCGCAAGGCTCCACATGTCAAGGCCGTCTATGACTTTGCCATTGCTTACCAGTGTGATGGCGTCTTTCTTGATGCACCGTGCATGTGGGACACATTAAGCGTGCCATCATTGAGCACGAGACACCAATACAagttccatgtccatgcccgAAGATTTTCTCTCGAGACTTTGCCCGAATCTGACGAAGATCTAGCACAATGGCTCGAGCAGCGGTGGGTGGAAAAGGGCGAGTGGTTGGAATTGCTCAAGCAAACCTGGGCCACCACCGGCTCGTCATGA
- the ETNK1 gene encoding Ethanolamine kinase 1: protein MSPAAAVSAAEHGHVRFIPLKYDNSDSQRSAMKLILTLFPHWAGDEAHIDFVRFTDGITNTLLKAVNRRPGLTKADIDKDAVLLRAYGNGTDVLIDREREAANHELLMRYHLAPQLLARFGNGMLYRFIPGAVAQPKDLADPLILKAIARRLAQWHATVPCIPDSSLRRNSSTNGDANNHALLLNAAAGKPIPNVWTTMQKWILALPTDTESRRERRALLQEELENMVKRLAHRPGLGNNGLVFAHCDLLCANVIIHRDGSTEPSVSFIDYEYGTPSPVAFDISNHFAEWVGYNCDYAAIPTKSQRLAFVREYIASYAKLSGEAMDEEEETRKLMEEVDVFRGVPGFFWGIWSLIQAMISHIDFDYASYAEERLGEYWAFKAEDDGTRAASGKQMPLREEKWASSE from the exons ATGTCGCCTGCCGCTGCAGTCTCTGCTGCCGAACATGGTCACGTTCGCTTCATCCCCCTGAAATACGACAACAGTGACTCTCAACGCTCGGCAATGAAACTCATCCTCACGCTGTTTCCTCACTGGGCCGGGGACGAAGCTCACATCGATTTTGTCCGTTTCACCGACGGCATCACCAACACCTTGCTCAAGGCAGTCAACCGCCGTCCGGGGCTCACCAAGGCTGACATCGACAAGGATGCTGTCCTGCTCCGAGCCTACGGAAACGGTACCGATGTCCTTATCGATCGTGAGCGTGAGGCAGCAAACCATGAACTCCTCATGAGATACCACCTGGCTCCTCAGCTGCTGGCTCGATTTGGCAACGGCATGCTCTACCGCTTCATCCCAGGCGCGGTCGCTCAGCCCAAAGATCTGGCCGATCCTCTCATCCTCAAGGCTATTGCTCGACGACTAGCACAGTGGCATGCCACTGTGCCATGTATCCCAGACTCGTCCCTTCGGCGAAACAGCTCCACTAACGGCGACGCCAATAATCATGCCCTCCTGCTgaacgccgccgccggaaaGCCTATCCCCAATGTCTGGACGACGATGCAGAAGTggatcttggccttgcctaCAGACACAGAGTCGCGTCGTGAGAGACGAGCTCTGCTGCAGGAAGAGCTTGAAAACATGGTCAAGCGTCTTGCCCACCGCCCTGGATTGGGTAACAATGGG CTGGTATTTGCTCACTGCGACCTCCTCTGCGCCAATGTAATTATTCATCGAGATGGCAGCACGGAGCCGTCCGTTAGCTTCATTGACTACGAGTATGGAACTCCATCGCCGGTTGCCTTTGACATTTCAAACCACTTTGCCGAATGGGTGGGCTACAATTGCGACTATGCCGCTATTCCCACCAAATCACAGCGTCTTGCATTCGTCCGGGAGTACATTGCCTCATACGCTAAATTATCTGGCGAGGCAatggacgaggaagaagagactCGGAAGCTGATGGAGGAAGTGGATGTGTTCCGGGGTGTTCCCGGCTTCTTCTGGGGCATCTGGTCCTTGATCCAAGCCATGATCTCCCACATCGACTTCGACTACGCCTCATACGCCGAGGAGAGGCTCGGCGAGTATTGGGCCTTCAAggctgaagatgacggcaCCCGTGCAGCCTCCGGCAAGCAAATGCCCCTACGAGAAGAGAAATGGGCGAGCAGCGAATGA